The following proteins are encoded in a genomic region of Actinomadura sp. NAK00032:
- a CDS encoding ATP-binding cassette domain-containing protein — protein MAEDAILAVGIRKEYGAKRALDGFDLSVPKGMVYGLLGPNGAGKTTAVRILSTLARPTGGRAEVAGVDVAARPRAVRRRIGLAGQHAALDEVLTGRQNLRMFGRLFHLGKRRAAERAEELLERFDLLDAADRGVKGYSGGMRRRLDLAASMILAPDVLFLDEPTTGLDPRGRNEVWDAVRSLVAQGTTVLLTTQYLEEADRLAGRIAVLDRGRVIADGSPESLKRLIGGDRIEVVVRDPAELAAAAAVVARAASAEPRVDAEAARVHAPVADRVAALTEVARTLQDDGIAVEDIGLRRPTLDEVFLRLTGHRTEKADKEEVAA, from the coding sequence ATGGCGGAGGACGCGATCCTTGCGGTGGGGATTCGCAAGGAGTACGGGGCGAAACGGGCGCTTGACGGGTTCGATCTCTCGGTGCCGAAGGGGATGGTGTACGGGCTGCTCGGGCCGAACGGGGCGGGGAAGACGACCGCCGTGCGCATCCTGTCGACGCTCGCCCGGCCGACCGGTGGGCGGGCCGAGGTGGCGGGGGTCGACGTCGCCGCGCGGCCCCGCGCGGTGCGGCGGCGGATCGGGCTGGCGGGGCAGCACGCCGCGCTGGACGAGGTGCTGACCGGGCGGCAGAACCTGCGCATGTTCGGCCGGCTGTTCCACCTCGGCAAGCGGCGCGCGGCCGAGCGCGCGGAGGAGCTGCTGGAGCGGTTCGACCTGCTGGACGCGGCCGACCGCGGCGTGAAGGGGTACAGCGGCGGGATGCGGCGCCGCCTCGACCTCGCCGCCAGCATGATCCTCGCGCCGGACGTGCTGTTCCTGGACGAGCCGACCACCGGGCTCGACCCGCGCGGCCGGAACGAGGTGTGGGACGCGGTCCGCTCGCTCGTCGCGCAGGGCACGACCGTCCTGCTGACGACCCAGTACCTGGAGGAGGCCGACCGGCTGGCCGGGCGCATCGCGGTCCTCGACCGGGGCCGGGTCATCGCCGACGGCTCGCCGGAGTCGCTGAAGCGGCTGATCGGCGGCGACCGGATCGAGGTGGTGGTGCGCGATCCCGCGGAGCTGGCCGCCGCGGCGGCGGTGGTCGCCCGCGCGGCGTCCGCCGAGCCGCGGGTGGACGCGGAGGCGGCGCGGGTGCACGCGCCGGTCGCCGACCGGGTGGCCGCGCTGACCGAGGTCGCCCGCACGCTGCAGGACGACGGGATCGCCGTCGAGGACATCGGGCTGCGCCGGCCCACGCTGGACGAGGTGTTCCTGCGCCTCACCGGCCACCGCACCGAGAAGGCCGACAAGGAAGAGGTGGCGGCATGA
- a CDS encoding TetR/AcrR family transcriptional regulator: MASERGDGRDLGRSLKLLWGDRVRPPRGRPPGLTLDRVIAAAVEVADELGETEGLDALSMRSIATRLGVGTMTLYRYVPGKSELLDLMLDHVTAVPEDAEPDAAGRSWREILADEARGHWRLCLEHPWYPFVDQSRPLLGPNSMRGLDRLLGMLRPTGVDDRTLMMMVSVQSDYVESVARRYINERRAERRTGLSNEEFWAAQGPSLEAAMLSGDFPVMAQLSENVFDFSYEELFEFGLDRLLDGFADHFG; this comes from the coding sequence ATGGCATCGGAGCGCGGCGATGGGCGGGATCTCGGGCGGAGTCTGAAGCTGCTGTGGGGCGACCGGGTCCGGCCGCCTCGGGGGCGGCCGCCGGGGCTCACGCTCGACCGGGTCATCGCGGCGGCCGTCGAGGTCGCCGACGAGCTCGGCGAGACCGAGGGGCTCGACGCGCTGTCGATGCGCTCCATCGCGACCCGCCTGGGCGTGGGGACGATGACGCTCTACCGCTACGTCCCCGGCAAGAGCGAACTGCTGGATCTGATGCTCGACCACGTCACCGCCGTCCCCGAGGATGCGGAGCCGGACGCGGCCGGACGGAGCTGGCGGGAGATCCTGGCGGACGAGGCGCGCGGCCATTGGCGGCTGTGCCTGGAGCACCCCTGGTATCCGTTCGTCGACCAGAGCCGTCCGCTCCTAGGGCCCAACTCCATGCGCGGGCTGGACAGGCTCCTCGGCATGCTGCGTCCGACGGGCGTCGACGACCGCACGCTGATGATGATGGTCAGCGTCCAGAGCGACTACGTGGAGAGCGTCGCCCGCCGCTACATCAACGAGCGCAGGGCCGAACGCCGGACGGGCCTCAGCAACGAGGAGTTCTGGGCCGCCCAGGGCCCGTCCCTGGAGGCGGCGATGCTCAGCGGCGACTTCCCCGTCATGGCGCAACTCTCCGAGAACGTCTTCGACTTCTCCTACGAGGAGCTCTTCGAGTTCGGCCTCGACCGCCTCCTCGACGGCTTCGCCGACCACTTCGGCTGA
- a CDS encoding SAM-dependent methyltransferase, translating into MAASPEFDTSVAHPARVYDYWLGGSDNFPADRELGDAMVRAIPALPAMARANRSFMERATRHLVESGVTQFLDIGSGIPTSPNLHEIARGIDPSVRVVYVDNDPLVTEQARAMIADVPGVACLHGDLTEPETILGDPLLAATLDPTRPVALMVVALLMYFPPDRHPERWVATLLGGLPAGSTVAISHPTADFDPEAVAAANAAANAAGIPLVSRTRDEFAALFGPATLLPPGAVPLATWRPDTPPADPHEVYYYAGLARKD; encoded by the coding sequence ATGGCAGCCTCCCCGGAGTTCGACACCTCCGTCGCGCACCCGGCCCGCGTGTACGACTACTGGCTCGGCGGGTCCGACAACTTCCCCGCCGACCGGGAACTCGGGGACGCGATGGTCCGGGCGATCCCGGCCCTGCCCGCGATGGCCCGCGCGAACCGGTCCTTCATGGAGCGGGCGACGCGGCACCTGGTGGAGTCGGGCGTCACCCAGTTCCTCGACATCGGCAGCGGGATCCCCACGTCGCCGAACCTGCACGAGATCGCGCGGGGGATCGACCCGTCCGTCCGCGTGGTCTACGTCGACAACGACCCGCTGGTCACCGAGCAGGCGCGGGCCATGATCGCGGACGTGCCCGGCGTCGCCTGCCTGCACGGCGACCTCACCGAGCCCGAGACGATCCTCGGCGATCCGCTGCTCGCCGCGACGCTCGACCCGACCCGTCCGGTCGCGCTGATGGTCGTCGCGCTGCTGATGTACTTCCCGCCCGACCGGCACCCGGAGCGGTGGGTCGCGACGCTGCTCGGCGGGCTGCCGGCCGGCAGCACGGTGGCGATCTCGCACCCGACCGCCGACTTCGACCCGGAGGCCGTCGCCGCCGCCAACGCCGCGGCGAACGCGGCGGGCATCCCGCTGGTGTCGCGCACACGGGACGAGTTCGCCGCGCTGTTCGGCCCGGCGACGCTCCTGCCGCCGGGCGCGGTGCCGCTCGCGACATGGCGTCCCGACACGCCCCCGGCGGACCCGCACGAGGTGTACTACTACGCCGGGCTGGCCCGCAAGGACTGA
- a CDS encoding class F sortase → MRGKAGLWTPAAVLLAAGLAVIALGLRGPGGPPRPPAWAAATRPAGPAGPVLPRSVPVQVAVPAIGVRAPLVRLGLDADGSVQVPRADRPGEAGWYDLGPSPGERGAAVLLGHVDSAAGAAVFYDLGRLRPGHRIEVTRADGRVAVFTVESVERVAKDRFPTRRVYGPLDRPGLRLVTCGGAFDRAAHGYRDNVIVYAAETSVR, encoded by the coding sequence ATGCGAGGAAAGGCCGGCCTATGGACGCCGGCAGCGGTGCTGCTCGCGGCCGGTCTCGCGGTGATCGCGCTGGGGCTGCGCGGCCCCGGCGGCCCGCCGCGACCGCCCGCGTGGGCGGCGGCCACCCGGCCCGCCGGGCCCGCCGGGCCGGTGCTGCCGCGCTCGGTGCCCGTCCAGGTGGCCGTCCCGGCGATCGGGGTCCGCGCTCCGCTGGTCCGGCTGGGCCTCGACGCGGACGGCTCCGTCCAGGTGCCGCGTGCGGACCGTCCGGGCGAGGCCGGCTGGTACGACCTGGGGCCGAGCCCCGGCGAGCGCGGCGCCGCCGTGCTCCTCGGCCACGTCGACTCGGCGGCGGGGGCGGCCGTCTTCTACGACCTCGGCCGGCTGCGCCCCGGGCACCGCATCGAGGTGACCCGTGCGGACGGCCGCGTGGCCGTGTTCACCGTCGAGTCCGTCGAGCGGGTCGCCAAGGACCGGTTCCCCACCCGGCGCGTCTACGGTCCCCTCGACCGCCCCGGGCTGAGGCTCGTCACCTGCGGCGGTGCCTTCGACCGGGCGGCGCACGGCTACCGGGACAACGTCATCGTCTACGCCGCTGAGACCTCGGTCAGGTAG
- a CDS encoding bifunctional 2-polyprenyl-6-hydroxyphenol methylase/3-demethylubiquinol 3-O-methyltransferase UbiG, whose translation MTHEFDKDYWERRWRDGAAAGPMGGSPPNPYLAREIGELTPGTALDAGCGAGAEAIWLAARGWRVTAVDISSEALARAAERAAAAGASEGLRWVEADLGTWAPDERFDLVTTHYAHPATPQLEFYDRIAGWVAPGGTLLIVGHLHTHGHGHGHGDEDGPPAEASVTAEAITARLDETAWEIVTAKEEHRTITGHGGAEVPLHDVVVRAVRRAAM comes from the coding sequence ATGACGCACGAGTTCGACAAGGACTACTGGGAGCGGCGCTGGCGGGACGGCGCCGCCGCCGGGCCCATGGGCGGCAGCCCGCCCAACCCCTACCTCGCCCGCGAGATAGGGGAACTGACGCCCGGGACGGCACTGGACGCGGGGTGCGGCGCGGGCGCCGAGGCGATCTGGCTCGCGGCGCGCGGCTGGCGGGTGACGGCGGTCGACATTTCGTCCGAGGCGCTGGCCCGCGCCGCCGAGCGCGCGGCGGCGGCGGGCGCGTCCGAGGGACTGCGGTGGGTGGAGGCCGACCTGGGCACCTGGGCCCCGGACGAGCGGTTCGACCTGGTCACCACCCACTACGCCCACCCGGCGACGCCGCAACTGGAGTTCTACGACCGCATCGCCGGATGGGTGGCGCCCGGCGGCACCCTGCTGATCGTCGGCCACCTCCACACCCACGGCCACGGCCACGGGCACGGTGATGAGGACGGCCCGCCCGCCGAGGCATCGGTCACCGCCGAGGCCATCACGGCACGCCTGGACGAGACGGCCTGGGAGATCGTCACCGCCAAGGAGGAGCACCGGACGATCACCGGGCACGGCGGCGCGGAGGTTCCCCTCCACGACGTCGTCGTCCGAGCCGTCCGCCGCGCCGCGATGTGA
- a CDS encoding helix-turn-helix domain-containing protein produces MDEAVDRTLDAFGPRLKRLRRRRGTTLAGLAEETGVSASTLSRLESGLRRPTLEQLLPLARAFRVTLDELVDAPPTGDPRVNLRPVMGGDGSTVLPLTRRPGGIQAYKFVLPAGDDGAEPELRAHEGYDWVYVLNGTLRLVLGEHDLVLEPGEAAEFDTRIPHWFGATGTGPVEFLSLIGRQGERAHVRAAPKAGPP; encoded by the coding sequence ATGGACGAGGCAGTGGACCGCACTCTCGACGCCTTCGGGCCGAGGCTGAAGCGGCTCCGGCGGCGGCGCGGCACCACCCTGGCCGGGCTCGCGGAGGAGACGGGCGTCTCCGCCAGCACGCTGTCCCGGCTGGAGTCCGGGCTGCGGCGGCCCACGCTCGAACAGCTCCTGCCGCTCGCCCGCGCCTTCCGGGTCACGCTCGACGAGCTCGTCGACGCGCCGCCCACCGGCGACCCGCGCGTCAACCTGCGTCCGGTCATGGGCGGCGACGGGTCGACCGTCCTGCCGCTGACCCGCAGGCCCGGAGGCATCCAGGCGTACAAGTTCGTCCTCCCGGCAGGGGACGACGGCGCCGAGCCCGAGCTGCGCGCACATGAGGGCTACGACTGGGTCTACGTCCTCAACGGCACGCTGCGGCTGGTGCTGGGCGAGCATGACCTCGTCCTCGAACCCGGGGAGGCCGCCGAGTTCGACACCCGCATCCCGCACTGGTTCGGCGCCACCGGCACCGGGCCCGTCGAGTTCCTCAGCCTGATCGGGAGGCAGGGTGAGCGCGCGCACGTCCGCGCGGCTCCCAAGGCCGGCCCACCGTGA
- a CDS encoding MOSC domain-containing protein, giving the protein MKLLSVNIGHPRTNPAKPSRLTGIDKRPVDGPVAVAAPASEGTGEVGLAGDRVHDVRGHGGPDQAVYAYAREDLDFWQDELGRPLPDGVFGENLTTTGIDVNGALVGERWRVGRSVLLEVSCPRIPCGTFQGWLDEAGWIKRFTRAAMPGAYLRVVEPGEIRAGDPVERVHRPRHGVTAAVAFRALTTEPELLPLLVPVEALPDYVRDVARRRSAAGR; this is encoded by the coding sequence GTGAAGTTGCTCTCGGTCAACATCGGGCACCCGCGTACCAACCCGGCCAAGCCGTCCCGGCTGACCGGCATCGACAAGCGCCCGGTCGACGGGCCGGTGGCGGTCGCCGCACCGGCCTCCGAGGGGACGGGCGAGGTCGGGTTGGCGGGCGACCGCGTTCATGACGTGCGCGGCCACGGCGGGCCGGACCAGGCCGTCTACGCCTACGCGCGCGAGGATCTCGACTTCTGGCAGGACGAACTGGGCAGGCCCCTGCCCGACGGCGTCTTCGGCGAGAACCTGACCACCACCGGGATCGACGTCAACGGCGCTCTGGTCGGTGAGCGGTGGCGCGTGGGGCGGAGCGTGCTGCTGGAGGTGAGCTGCCCCCGCATCCCCTGCGGCACCTTCCAGGGGTGGCTGGACGAGGCGGGCTGGATCAAGCGGTTCACGCGGGCCGCGATGCCCGGCGCCTACCTGCGGGTGGTCGAGCCCGGCGAGATCCGCGCGGGCGACCCGGTCGAGCGGGTGCACCGCCCCCGCCACGGGGTGACCGCGGCCGTGGCGTTCCGTGCCCTCACCACCGAGCCGGAGCTGCTGCCGCTGCTGGTGCCGGTGGAGGCGCTTCCGGACTACGTGAGGGACGTGGCCCGCAGGCGCTCCGCCGCAGGTCGCTGA
- a CDS encoding ATP-binding protein encodes MPVFSEPAAEAERQDFRRHGRPPTRGTRRQSSARSFHLCISVLPAAVIGILGVAAAAVLYNGEHVTQRAQIVLAAAAVAAVLTLGAAVFGADAATRRFERQPARQPERVQGQSPEDVQRRLGELWFSIARGRQGLQELAERVKTGETAPRSEDVPAIESGDAFVRLAYELRQAQGEAWNAVLDVAASRAPSGGESTDQRVDVFVNLARRMQSLAHRAIKGLDELENQVEDPDLLKGLFRVDHLSTRMRRQAESLAVIGGAASRRQWSRPVTVYEVLRSAIAEVEHYNRVKVVPPVEGTLHGSAVADVVHLLAELIENATRFAPPHTQVLVRVDTVTAGLAVEVEDRGLGIPRESQRRLNDLLADPDRGGAEELLQEGRIGLLVVSALARRHGVRVELRDNLYGGVQATVVVPMELVGAEQEETEAVPQAQPAHAEPVPVPAGAPVAAAAAPRAAVPASAYPSASESYAPADRYAPADAPGRHANSAPAANSGPAANPGAPADSGVVDNAERPSLPRRRVQANMAPELVNPPAPQHQQDDTEVAHNPGLMAAFQRGVRGAEESDGVADGTDGTD; translated from the coding sequence ATGCCCGTTTTCTCCGAACCCGCCGCCGAAGCCGAGCGCCAGGATTTCCGGCGGCACGGCAGGCCGCCGACCCGCGGAACGCGACGCCAGAGCAGCGCACGGTCCTTTCACCTGTGCATTTCCGTCCTTCCCGCGGCCGTTATCGGGATCCTCGGGGTCGCCGCCGCGGCGGTGCTGTACAACGGCGAGCACGTGACGCAGCGCGCGCAGATCGTGCTGGCCGCGGCCGCCGTCGCGGCCGTCCTCACGCTGGGCGCCGCCGTCTTCGGGGCGGACGCGGCGACCCGCAGGTTCGAGCGGCAGCCCGCCCGCCAGCCCGAACGGGTCCAGGGCCAGAGCCCGGAGGACGTGCAGCGGCGGCTCGGCGAGCTGTGGTTCTCGATCGCGCGCGGCCGGCAGGGCCTCCAGGAGCTGGCCGAGCGGGTCAAGACCGGTGAGACGGCGCCACGCAGCGAGGACGTCCCGGCCATCGAGTCCGGCGACGCGTTCGTCCGGCTCGCCTACGAGCTGCGGCAGGCGCAGGGCGAGGCGTGGAACGCCGTGCTGGACGTCGCCGCGAGCCGCGCGCCGAGCGGCGGCGAGAGCACCGACCAGCGGGTCGACGTCTTCGTGAACCTGGCCCGGCGCATGCAGTCGCTGGCCCACCGCGCGATCAAGGGGCTCGACGAGCTGGAGAACCAGGTCGAGGACCCGGACCTGCTCAAGGGCCTGTTCCGGGTCGACCACCTCAGCACCCGCATGCGCCGCCAGGCCGAGAGCCTCGCGGTGATCGGCGGCGCCGCGTCCCGCCGCCAGTGGAGCCGGCCGGTGACCGTCTACGAGGTGCTGCGCTCGGCCATCGCCGAGGTGGAGCACTACAACCGGGTCAAGGTCGTCCCGCCCGTCGAGGGCACCCTGCACGGCAGCGCGGTCGCCGACGTCGTCCACCTGCTCGCCGAGCTCATCGAGAACGCCACCCGGTTCGCCCCGCCGCACACGCAGGTGCTCGTCCGCGTCGACACCGTCACCGCCGGGCTGGCCGTCGAGGTCGAGGACCGCGGCCTCGGCATCCCCCGGGAGAGCCAGCGGCGGCTGAACGACCTGCTCGCCGACCCCGACCGGGGCGGCGCCGAGGAGCTGCTGCAGGAGGGGCGCATCGGCCTGCTCGTCGTCTCCGCGCTGGCCCGCCGGCACGGCGTCCGCGTGGAACTGCGCGACAACCTGTACGGCGGGGTCCAGGCCACCGTCGTCGTGCCGATGGAACTGGTCGGCGCGGAGCAGGAGGAGACCGAGGCCGTGCCGCAGGCCCAGCCGGCGCACGCCGAGCCCGTCCCGGTGCCGGCCGGCGCCCCCGTGGCGGCCGCCGCCGCTCCGCGGGCGGCCGTCCCCGCGTCCGCCTACCCCAGCGCGTCGGAGAGCTACGCCCCGGCCGACCGCTACGCCCCGGCCGACGCCCCGGGCCGCCACGCCAATTCCGCCCCCGCCGCGAATTCCGGCCCGGCCGCAAATCCCGGTGCGCCGGCGGATTCCGGCGTGGTGGACAATGCTGAACGGCCGTCGCTGCCGCGCCGCCGGGTCCAGGCGAATATGGCTCCCGAACTGGTGAATCCTCCCGCGCCGCAGCATCAGCAGGACGATACGGAGGTCGCGCACAATCCCGGTCTCATGGCGGCATTCCAAAGGGGCGTGCGCGGCGCCGAAGAGAGCGACGGCGTCGCGGACGGCACCGATGGCACGGACTGA
- a CDS encoding roadblock/LC7 domain-containing protein has product MSAVSPNQAQDLAWLLRGLGEEVPVIRGSVLLSADGMLKASDGFDRASAEQLAALASGLFSIARSAGTKFDDSNEVRQVVTELKSSQLFISWAGYNSVLAVLARGEADPAVVGFEMARLIKSVRPFLGTATRSAAAPGTPTHSS; this is encoded by the coding sequence TTGAGTGCTGTCTCCCCGAACCAGGCTCAGGATCTTGCTTGGCTGTTGCGGGGGCTGGGCGAGGAGGTTCCCGTCATCCGCGGCAGCGTGCTGCTGTCCGCCGACGGCATGCTGAAGGCCTCCGACGGCTTCGACCGCGCGAGCGCGGAGCAGCTCGCCGCGCTCGCCTCGGGCCTGTTCTCCATCGCCCGGAGCGCGGGGACGAAGTTCGACGACAGCAACGAGGTCCGGCAGGTCGTGACGGAGCTGAAGTCGAGCCAGCTGTTCATCTCGTGGGCCGGTTACAACTCGGTGCTGGCGGTGCTGGCGAGGGGCGAGGCCGATCCGGCCGTCGTCGGCTTCGAGATGGCCCGGCTGATCAAGTCCGTCCGCCCCTTCCTCGGCACCGCGACACGGTCGGCGGCGGCGCCGGGCACTCCGACCCACTCGTCATGA
- a CDS encoding DUF742 domain-containing protein, producing MTAGEDEVWLDDDAGPLVRPYTVTAGRTRPAMRLDLLSLVVATGEVPANLDPEHHRALGLCRTPTSVAEVAAYLRLPVAVTKVLLADLVNWRAMSTRAPRPAAELTDRDLLEKLLDGLQRA from the coding sequence ATGACGGCCGGCGAGGACGAGGTCTGGCTCGACGACGACGCCGGGCCGCTGGTGCGCCCGTACACGGTGACCGCCGGGCGCACCCGGCCGGCCATGCGGCTGGACCTGCTGTCCCTGGTGGTGGCGACCGGCGAGGTGCCGGCCAACCTCGACCCGGAGCACCACCGGGCGCTCGGCCTGTGCCGCACGCCGACCTCGGTCGCCGAGGTCGCGGCGTACCTGCGGCTCCCCGTCGCGGTCACCAAGGTCCTCCTCGCCGACCTCGTGAACTGGCGGGCCATGTCCACCCGAGCGCCGCGCCCCGCGGCCGAGCTCACCGACCGAGACCTCTTGGAGAAGCTGCTCGATGGCCTACAACGAGCCTGA
- a CDS encoding ATP/GTP-binding protein — MAYNEPEMFPTQVKILIAGGFGVGKTTFVGAASEIEPLSTEELITTASVGIDDLGGVEGKTTTTVALDFGRITIDQHGIVLYLFGTPGQQRFWFMWDELCAGALGAVVLADTRRLDACFEAVDFFENRGTKFLVAVNEFDGAFRYDPDEVRAALELDPGVPIVLCDARDGRSATAVLRALIRHLIAAVAAPAAGPDRLTSPTS, encoded by the coding sequence ATGGCCTACAACGAGCCTGAGATGTTCCCCACTCAGGTCAAGATCCTGATCGCGGGCGGATTCGGGGTCGGCAAGACGACGTTCGTCGGCGCGGCGAGCGAGATCGAACCGCTCAGCACCGAGGAGCTCATCACCACCGCGAGCGTCGGCATCGACGACCTCGGCGGGGTGGAGGGCAAGACCACGACCACCGTGGCGCTCGACTTCGGCCGCATCACGATCGACCAGCACGGCATCGTGCTGTACCTGTTCGGCACGCCCGGCCAGCAGCGCTTCTGGTTCATGTGGGACGAGCTGTGCGCGGGGGCGCTCGGCGCGGTCGTGCTCGCCGACACCCGCCGCCTGGACGCCTGCTTCGAGGCCGTCGACTTCTTCGAGAACCGGGGGACGAAGTTCCTCGTCGCGGTGAACGAGTTCGACGGCGCGTTCCGCTACGACCCCGACGAGGTGCGGGCCGCCCTCGAACTCGACCCGGGCGTGCCGATCGTGCTGTGCGACGCGCGGGACGGCCGCTCCGCCACCGCCGTGCTGCGGGCCCTGATCCGCCACCTCATCGCCGCCGTCGCCGCCCCGGCCGCCGGCCCAGACCGCCTGACGTCCCCGACCTCCTGA
- a CDS encoding GAF domain-containing protein — translation MTQEPLYEPPGHLLTPVDPEVPRRVARLRELGLGQEADPEFDAFARDLAETARRLVGTGLPPFAMVNFVTDRQYLSGLYSPQDPADPSGGVELGREVPLDHGYCPHVVVRRKALVLDDVCDYPRFAGNPVVDKLGIRTYVGAPLIDHTGTTLGTICVIDREPRPWGHPGLHLIKERAAELVQLIRRREEMLG, via the coding sequence GTGACCCAAGAGCCGCTCTACGAGCCCCCCGGACATCTGCTGACCCCCGTCGACCCCGAGGTGCCGCGGCGCGTGGCGCGGCTGCGCGAGCTCGGGCTCGGCCAGGAGGCCGACCCCGAGTTCGACGCGTTCGCCCGCGACCTCGCCGAGACCGCCCGGCGCCTCGTCGGCACCGGGCTGCCCCCGTTCGCGATGGTCAACTTCGTCACCGACCGGCAGTACCTGTCCGGGCTGTACTCCCCGCAGGACCCGGCCGACCCGTCCGGCGGCGTGGAGCTGGGCCGGGAGGTGCCGCTCGACCACGGCTACTGCCCGCACGTCGTCGTCCGGCGCAAGGCGCTCGTCCTGGACGACGTGTGCGACTACCCGCGCTTCGCCGGGAACCCCGTCGTCGACAAGCTCGGCATCCGCACCTACGTCGGCGCCCCGCTCATCGACCACACGGGCACGACCCTCGGCACGATCTGCGTCATCGACCGCGAGCCGCGCCCGTGGGGGCACCCCGGGCTGCACCTCATCAAGGAGCGCGCGGCGGAACTCGTCCAGCTGATCCGCCGCCGCGAGGAGATGCTGGGCTGA
- a CDS encoding acyl-CoA dehydrogenase family protein, with amino-acid sequence MTNALLSLSTNDFIAGIEAIAPRFDTATYPQQNLPADDWTLLTRAGVLLPTLPRQFGGRDSHVEMCRVVEALSEWNLPLGMYATVITGVALRPIALWADEDAKREVLPQYAGGDPMVCGFASTEPGCGSAMSGMTTTFEEVPGGYRIRGRKHWQAFSSSAHWWLVSAKNDDRGREYGYFIVKRSEGFRTLKPYEPLGLKVIDYGLNEIDVVVPRHRRIRAEGRNLRPMVEMLMASRAMMAAMGAGFLRRISREARAHANARRIGPGPQSAIRFVRYRLAAIDTSYTVCAALNDYLQTSLDMKSDMIGAFPAVQAIKTVATERMLSAAHHYQQLAGGEGYRCGSPTNISAQAFLDARVYTIFDGTNDLLSQQLTEYCLARTDGLPLSKFLADWPLTASAITAQGLDLGFLDRDLRQEHLVLAGRAIAYAFAIAQVMRWAAKPGNDAGRARAAIEFLKADIAGVATEFGLLSTGVLGIEDGAVPPSPGVLFSRSVPLPAEA; translated from the coding sequence ATGACGAATGCTCTACTGTCCCTGTCCACGAACGACTTCATCGCCGGTATCGAGGCGATCGCCCCCCGATTCGACACCGCCACCTACCCGCAGCAGAACCTGCCGGCCGACGACTGGACGCTGCTGACCCGGGCCGGCGTGCTGCTGCCGACGCTGCCGAGACAGTTCGGCGGGCGCGACAGCCACGTCGAGATGTGCCGAGTCGTGGAAGCGCTGTCCGAGTGGAACCTTCCGCTCGGCATGTACGCCACGGTCATCACCGGGGTGGCGCTGCGGCCCATCGCGCTGTGGGCGGACGAGGACGCCAAGCGGGAGGTGCTGCCGCAGTACGCCGGCGGCGACCCCATGGTCTGCGGGTTCGCGTCCACCGAGCCGGGCTGCGGCTCCGCCATGTCCGGCATGACGACGACGTTCGAGGAGGTGCCGGGCGGCTACCGGATCCGCGGCCGCAAGCACTGGCAGGCGTTCAGCTCCAGTGCCCACTGGTGGCTCGTCAGCGCGAAGAACGACGACCGGGGCCGCGAGTACGGCTACTTCATCGTCAAGCGCAGCGAGGGCTTCCGCACCCTGAAGCCCTACGAGCCGCTCGGCCTGAAGGTGATCGACTACGGGCTCAACGAGATCGACGTGGTCGTCCCCCGGCACCGCCGCATCCGGGCGGAGGGCCGGAACCTGCGGCCCATGGTGGAGATGCTCATGGCGTCGCGCGCGATGATGGCGGCGATGGGCGCCGGCTTCCTGCGCCGCATCAGCCGGGAGGCGCGCGCGCACGCGAACGCGCGCCGGATCGGTCCGGGGCCGCAGTCGGCGATCCGCTTCGTCCGCTACCGGCTCGCGGCGATCGACACGTCCTACACCGTCTGCGCCGCGCTCAACGACTACCTGCAGACCTCGCTGGACATGAAGTCCGACATGATCGGCGCGTTCCCCGCCGTCCAGGCCATCAAGACGGTCGCCACCGAGCGGATGCTCAGCGCCGCGCACCACTACCAGCAGCTCGCCGGCGGCGAGGGGTACCGCTGCGGGTCGCCCACGAACATCTCCGCGCAGGCGTTCCTCGACGCCCGCGTCTACACCATCTTCGACGGCACCAACGACCTGCTCAGCCAGCAGCTCACCGAGTACTGCCTCGCCAGGACGGACGGCCTGCCGCTCAGCAAGTTCCTGGCCGACTGGCCGCTCACCGCGTCCGCGATCACCGCGCAGGGGCTGGACCTCGGCTTCCTCGACCGGGACCTCCGCCAGGAGCACCTGGTCCTCGCGGGCCGCGCCATCGCCTACGCGTTCGCGATCGCCCAGGTCATGCGGTGGGCGGCGAAGCCCGGCAACGACGCCGGCCGCGCCCGGGCGGCGATCGAGTTCCTCAAGGCCGACATCGCGGGCGTCGCCACGGAGTTCGGGCTGCTGTCCACGGGCGTGCTCGGCATCGAGGACGGCGCCGTCCCGCCCTCGCCGGGCGTGCTCTTCTCGCGCTCGGTGCCGCTGCCCGCCGAGGCGTGA